TTCTTCAGGGGCTCAGCCCTCCGTGTCCTGGAAGGTGTAGAAGATACCAGCCGAGGTGTGAAGCAAGAAGAGTTGGCCCAGGATGGCTGGATACACAGTGGATCGATGCAGCTTTCAGCACAAGGTCCGGAAGGCCTAGGAGGTTCATCTCTTCCTACTGATGAGCACCTCACAAGCACGGGATTAACTGAACACCTCAGGGACAGATCAAAGTCGGAGAGCATGATGTGCCCATCTTCACGAACAAGTATGTTCTCAGGCTTCAGATCACGATATATAACCCCCAACATATGCAGATACTCCAATGCTAGGAGAACTTCAGCGACGTAAAACCTGCAAAGGGACATACAATACTTGTGAGTTAAATAACTTGAAACATGATTTTCAGCTAGAAATTCAAGTGCAGTCGGTCGATGAGATCACACATAAACACCACGGCTGAAGTTACTTACCTAGCAGCGGCTTCTGAAAAGCATCTAGTAGGTTGCTTCTGCCTTAGGACATGCAGGTCACCGCCTGGACAATACTCCATCACTAGGCAAGACAGATTATCTGTCGTGAAATAAGAATACAGGGTGGGAAGAAACGGGTGGTCAAGCATTTGCAGTATCTCCCTCTCAGTTTGAGCCCTCAGCATCTTCTTCCGGCTTATTAGGTACTCAATGTCCATAACCTTCAGTGCAAACATGCAGTCCGAACCAACCAACTCAGCCAGATACACAGTGCCAATATCTCCACATCCAAGCTGTTTGAGAAGCTTGAAGTTCTTCAATCCCAGGGTCCCTTGTTGGATCGCTATACGCTTCATGGCTTCCCATCTCACATCTTTTGACATGTGAGGCCTGCTGCCATTAGCACTGAAACTACCATAACTATCTTCACTGATGCTGGTGCTTGTGCTGTAGTCACCGATGCTGCTCTTTGAGCTTTGGGAGCTTTCACCCTTTTCCTTCGACCTTGACAACTCACCAGGCTGTGAACCAGGGATCCCACTGACATAGCATCCTTTGCCAAAATCAACTCCTTCGGCGCCGAGAGAGCCATCATCAGCACCCTTCTTGCTGGTTGGTGCTGGAGTTTTGGGTTCATCCTGAGGGGCCTCGTGTTGCTTCTTAGTATGAGAACCGGAACCTTTTGGCTCACAATGATTCTGTGACGCCACCGCTGCAGCTGGTTCCGGTTTAACCTTCTTTTTAGTGGAGGACTTGCTGCGAAACACCAGCCGTGAGCCTCCAACTGGAACAGCTCGCGGACTAGATGCTTTTGGAGATTTACCCTTTCTCTGTTTTGCCACAGCTCTTCCTGCAGTCGGATCTTCGCTTGCCTCCAGTGACTTATTACTGATGACATCTTGGATTCTGGTTTTTTGGACCTTGGTCTTGGTTGGAGACGCTGATCGCACATGCTTGTGAGCTGAAGCCTTACTGTGCACCTTCTTGCCTGATTCAACCAACTTAACCGATGAACTTACTACAACCTTGTCAGGCAAAGCAACGGCCTTctcaaccttgttcttcccatcttGGTCCTCGTCTGTTGGAACCACCACAGAGGCATAAAGCTTCTTAATCGCCCCAGATTCAGGAGTACTCGACACAGCCGCGGGCTTGGACATCCTCTTCATGGCAGCCATCTCCGAGGCCTGGGAGATGCACATCTTCCTGAGGGCCTGCTTCAAGCTCACAGACTCCACGATCTCCGAGCTCGACATGGGCGCCTTCCCAAGCGCAATAAGCCTCTTGTCCGTGCTCGTCTGCCCAGAAGCCCGCGCCGAGGTGCGCACATTGAAGGATCTGAGGAGCCGGTCGAGGTCATCCTCGACCGAGCACGACCGGCCCCCATGCTCCTGCCCCACCGGCTTCACCCTCACCCTCAGGTGGGTGACCCCGCCCGGACGGGCGTCTTTGGTCTCATCCACCAGCTCGACTATCTCC
The window above is part of the Triticum aestivum cultivar Chinese Spring chromosome 2A, IWGSC CS RefSeq v2.1, whole genome shotgun sequence genome. Proteins encoded here:
- the LOC123189140 gene encoding serine/threonine-protein kinase D6PK, with protein sequence MGSSGCPEIVELVDETKDARPGGVTHLRVRVKPVGQEHGGRSCSVEDDLDRLLRSFNVRTSARASGQTSTDKRLIALGKAPMSSSEIVESVSLKQALRKMCISQASEMAAMKRMSKPAAVSSTPESGAIKKLYASVVVPTDEDQDGKNKVEKAVALPDKVVVSSSVKLVESGKKVHSKASAHKHVRSASPTKTKVQKTRIQDVISNKSLEASEDPTAGRAVAKQRKGKSPKASSPRAVPVGGSRLVFRSKSSTKKKVKPEPAAAVASQNHCEPKGSGSHTKKQHEAPQDEPKTPAPTSKKGADDGSLGAEGVDFGKGCYVSGIPGSQPGELSRSKEKGESSQSSKSSIGDYSTSTSISEDSYGSFSANGSRPHMSKDVRWEAMKRIAIQQGTLGLKNFKLLKQLGCGDIGTVYLAELVGSDCMFALKVMDIEYLISRKKMLRAQTEREILQMLDHPFLPTLYSYFTTDNLSCLVMEYCPGGDLHVLRQKQPTRCFSEAAARFYVAEVLLALEYLHMLGVIYRDLKPENILVREDGHIMLSDFDLSLRCSVNPVLVRCSSVGRDEPPRPSGPCAESCIDPLCIQPSWANSSCFTPRLVSSTPSRTRRAEPLKKPSLPQLVVEPTDARSNSFVGTHEYLAPEIIRGDGHGSSVDWWTLGIFLYELLYGKTPFRGPGNDETLTNVVSQGLKFPDSPAVSYQARDLIRGLLVKEPELRLGSRKGAAEIKRHPFFQGLNWALIRWTAPPETPKSVDASTLTAAVARKKKEGKCLEFRMNGDDIEFELF